A genome region from Mycolicibacterium litorale includes the following:
- the qcrA gene encoding cytochrome bc1 complex Rieske iron-sulfur subunit: MNDELSDDERRAAANTPGDAPKGTDAPGHAGVPGQPTDAELATMSREELVELGGKLDGVETVFKEPRWPVPGTRAEKRAERSVAAWLLIGGVAGLALLVVFLFWPWEYQPYGSEGEFLYSLATPLYGLLFGLSILAIGIGAVLYQKRFIPEEISIQDRHDGRSPEIQRKTVTALLGDSLEGSTIRRRKMIGLSLGVGLGAFGLGTAVAFIGGLIKNPWKPVVPTAEGPKAVLWTSGWTPRFQGETIYLARATGNTGHGSTFAKMRPEDLDAGGMETVYPWRESDGDGTTVESSHKNTEILMGVRNPVMLIRFRAEDMAKVVKRKGQESFNFGEFFAYTKICSHLGCPSSLYEQQTHRILCPCHQSQFDALHFAKPIFGPAARALAQLPITIDQDGYLVANGDFIEPVGPAFWERKTS; encoded by the coding sequence ATGAATGACGAACTGAGCGACGACGAGCGTCGGGCGGCCGCCAACACGCCCGGTGACGCACCGAAGGGCACCGACGCACCCGGCCACGCCGGCGTGCCGGGCCAGCCCACCGATGCCGAATTGGCGACGATGTCGCGTGAGGAACTCGTCGAACTCGGCGGCAAGCTCGACGGCGTCGAAACCGTCTTCAAGGAGCCGCGCTGGCCGGTTCCCGGCACCCGCGCCGAGAAACGTGCGGAGCGTTCGGTCGCGGCGTGGCTGCTGATCGGCGGCGTGGCCGGGCTGGCACTTCTGGTCGTGTTCCTGTTCTGGCCGTGGGAGTACCAGCCCTACGGCTCCGAGGGTGAGTTCCTGTACTCGCTGGCGACCCCGCTGTACGGCTTGCTCTTCGGGTTGTCGATCCTCGCGATCGGTATCGGCGCGGTGCTCTACCAGAAGCGGTTCATCCCCGAGGAGATCTCGATCCAGGACCGCCACGACGGCCGGTCCCCCGAGATCCAGCGCAAGACCGTCACCGCGCTGCTGGGTGATTCGCTCGAGGGTTCGACGATCCGGCGCCGCAAGATGATCGGTCTGTCGCTCGGCGTCGGGCTCGGCGCGTTCGGCCTCGGCACGGCGGTGGCGTTCATCGGCGGCCTGATCAAGAACCCGTGGAAGCCGGTCGTGCCGACCGCTGAAGGCCCCAAGGCCGTGCTGTGGACCTCCGGGTGGACCCCGCGGTTCCAGGGCGAGACCATCTACCTGGCTCGGGCGACCGGAAACACCGGGCACGGCAGCACTTTCGCGAAGATGCGCCCGGAGGATCTCGACGCCGGCGGTATGGAGACGGTGTACCCGTGGCGGGAATCCGACGGTGACGGCACCACCGTCGAGTCGAGCCACAAGAACACCGAGATCCTGATGGGCGTGCGGAATCCCGTGATGCTCATCCGTTTCCGCGCCGAGGACATGGCGAAGGTGGTCAAGCGCAAGGGTCAGGAGAGCTTCAACTTCGGTGAGTTCTTCGCCTACACGAAGATCTGCTCGCACCTGGGTTGCCCGTCGTCGCTGTATGAACAGCAGACCCACCGCATCCTGTGCCCGTGCCACCAGTCGCAGTTCGATGCGCTGCATTTCGCGAAACCCATATTCGGTCCGGCTGCGCGCGCCCTCGCGCAGTTGCCCATCACCATTGACCAGGACGGGTACCTGGTCGCCAACGGCGACTTCATCGAACCCGTCGGGCCGGCATTCTGGGAACGGAAGACATCATGA
- the qcrC gene encoding cytochrome bc1 complex diheme cytochrome c subunit, protein MTSKSRRRFRRRLSAAVLLLAGLGVAGGVAATLTPAPQVAVADESQSALLRTGKELYDLSCVSCHGSNLQGVADRGPSLVGVGEAAVYFQVSTGRMPARRNEAQAPDKPADFDEAQIDALGAYVQANGGGPVVPRDENGEIASQSLIGDNVARGGDLFRLNCASCHNFTGRGGALSSGKYAPELEASPAQIYTAMQTGPQNMPKFSDRQLSPEEKRDIVAYVEESRETPPPGGYGLGGFGPTSEGMAAWIIGMVAVIGAALWIGARA, encoded by the coding sequence ATGACCAGCAAGTCCCGCCGACGGTTCCGCCGGCGCCTGTCGGCAGCGGTGCTGCTGCTGGCCGGACTTGGCGTCGCAGGTGGCGTCGCCGCCACGCTGACGCCCGCACCGCAGGTCGCGGTCGCAGACGAGTCCCAGTCGGCGCTGCTGCGCACCGGCAAGGAGCTCTACGACCTGTCCTGCGTGAGCTGCCACGGCAGCAACCTGCAGGGTGTGGCGGACCGCGGGCCCAGCCTGGTCGGTGTCGGCGAGGCGGCGGTGTACTTCCAGGTCTCGACCGGCCGCATGCCCGCACGGCGCAACGAAGCCCAGGCGCCGGACAAGCCGGCCGACTTCGACGAGGCGCAGATCGACGCCCTCGGCGCCTACGTGCAGGCCAACGGCGGCGGCCCGGTCGTCCCCCGCGACGAGAACGGCGAGATCGCCAGCCAGTCGCTGATCGGCGACAACGTCGCCCGCGGTGGCGACCTGTTCCGCTTGAACTGCGCGTCGTGCCACAACTTCACCGGCCGGGGCGGCGCCCTGTCGTCGGGTAAGTACGCCCCCGAGCTCGAGGCGTCGCCGGCGCAGATCTACACCGCGATGCAGACCGGCCCGCAGAACATGCCCAAGTTCTCGGATCGTCAGCTCAGCCCGGAGGAGAAGCGGGACATCGTCGCCTACGTCGAGGAATCCCGCGAGACCCCGCCCCCCGGCGGGTACGGCCTCGGTGGCTTCGGCCCGACGTCCGAGGGTATGGCGGCGTGGATCATCGGCATGGTGGCCGTCATCGGTGCGGCTCTCTGGATCGGGGCACGGGCGTGA